The proteins below come from a single Tsuneonella deserti genomic window:
- a CDS encoding aspartate kinase — translation MARIVMKFGGTSMAGTERIRRVANIVRKQAAGGNEVAVVVSAMAGETDRLVNFCREANPLYDPAEYDVVVASGEQVTSGLLALTLQALGCRARSWLGWQLPVRTIEAHAKARIEDIESDALLASMAAGEIAVIPGFQGVGHDGRITTLGRGGSDTSAVAVAAAIGADRCDIYTDVDGVYTTDPRIVAKARKLKAVTYEEMLELASVGAKVLQTRSVGLAMKEGVRVQVLSSFIGDDAVPADDLPGTMIVSEEEMNSLVEKGEMERQHVTGIAHDKNEAKIILTRVPDKPGAVAHIFEPLAAASINVDMIIQNVGRDKGETDVTFTVPQSDLPRAQALLEDRRGDIGYNRIITDSKIAKISVVGVGMKSHAGVAATMFKALADRGINIQAISTSEIKVSVMIDEDETELAVRVLHTAYGLDSADEG, via the coding sequence TTGGCGCGCATCGTGATGAAATTCGGCGGCACCTCGATGGCGGGGACCGAGCGCATCCGCCGGGTGGCGAACATCGTCCGCAAACAGGCGGCGGGCGGAAACGAGGTGGCGGTAGTGGTTTCCGCGATGGCGGGGGAGACCGACCGGCTGGTCAACTTCTGCCGCGAGGCGAACCCGCTCTACGATCCGGCCGAATACGACGTCGTCGTCGCGAGCGGCGAGCAGGTGACCAGCGGCCTCCTCGCGCTCACTCTCCAGGCATTGGGTTGCAGGGCGCGCTCATGGCTCGGGTGGCAGCTTCCGGTCCGCACGATCGAGGCGCACGCCAAGGCGCGGATCGAGGATATCGAGAGCGATGCTCTCCTCGCCAGCATGGCAGCGGGCGAGATCGCGGTGATCCCCGGCTTCCAGGGAGTGGGGCACGATGGACGCATCACCACGCTGGGGCGCGGCGGATCGGACACTTCGGCAGTCGCGGTGGCGGCGGCGATCGGGGCGGACCGGTGCGACATCTACACCGACGTCGACGGGGTCTATACCACCGATCCGCGGATCGTCGCCAAGGCTCGCAAGCTGAAGGCGGTGACGTACGAGGAGATGCTCGAACTCGCCAGCGTGGGCGCCAAGGTCTTGCAGACCCGTTCCGTCGGGTTGGCGATGAAGGAGGGCGTGAGGGTGCAGGTCCTCTCCAGCTTCATCGGCGACGATGCGGTGCCCGCCGACGACCTGCCCGGCACGATGATCGTGTCGGAGGAGGAAATGAACAGCCTAGTGGAGAAGGGCGAAATGGAACGCCAGCACGTCACCGGCATCGCGCACGACAAGAACGAGGCCAAGATCATTCTCACCCGCGTGCCCGACAAGCCGGGCGCGGTGGCGCACATTTTCGAACCGCTCGCCGCCGCTTCGATCAACGTCGACATGATCATCCAGAACGTCGGCCGCGACAAGGGCGAGACGGACGTGACCTTCACCGTTCCGCAGTCGGACCTGCCGCGTGCGCAGGCGCTTCTCGAGGACCGGCGGGGCGACATCGGCTACAACCGGATCATTACCGACAGCAAGATCGCCAAGATCAGCGTCGTCGGCGTCGGAATGAAGAGCCACGCGGGCGTCGCGGCGACGATGTTCAAGGCGCTGGCCGACCGCGGGATCAACATCCAGGCGATCTCGACGTCGGAGATCAAGGTCAGCGTGATGATCGACGAGGACGAGACCGAGCTCGCCGTGCGTGTGTTGCATACCGCGTACGGCCTGGACTCCGCCGACGAGGGTTGA
- the purT gene encoding formate-dependent phosphoribosylglycinamide formyltransferase yields MGHTARILLLGSGELGREFVISAKRLGACVIACDSYDGAPAMQMADAREVFPMLDGAALRAVVERHRPDFIVPEVEAIRTEVLVELEGEGFNVVPSARAAQLTMNRDAIRDLAAGSLGLATSRYRYAENLAEVQEAAEFTGFPCVIKPVMSSSGKGQSTVHDAAGLEAAWNYAVAGMRGDRARVIVEAFVAFDYEITLLTVRHAGGVSFCPPIGHTQERGDYRESWQPAPMSSAALASAQEMARAVVDDLGGHGIFGVEFFVTGDEVIFSELSPRPHDTGMVTLASQNLSEFDLHARAILGLPIPASIRARPAASAVILADRDGTKLSYSGLAEALAEEGSDLRIFAKPTSRPYRRMGVALATAGDIDEARRKARGAASRIAVLYGE; encoded by the coding sequence ATGGGCCACACAGCAAGGATCCTGCTGCTCGGTTCGGGCGAGCTGGGGCGTGAGTTCGTCATCTCGGCAAAGCGTCTCGGCGCCTGCGTCATTGCATGCGACAGCTATGACGGGGCACCGGCCATGCAGATGGCCGACGCGCGCGAGGTGTTCCCGATGCTTGACGGTGCCGCATTGCGTGCGGTGGTGGAAAGGCATCGGCCGGACTTCATCGTGCCCGAGGTCGAGGCGATCCGCACCGAGGTGCTGGTGGAGCTCGAGGGGGAGGGCTTCAACGTCGTGCCCTCGGCTCGCGCGGCGCAGTTGACGATGAACCGCGATGCGATCCGCGACCTTGCCGCCGGCTCGCTGGGGCTGGCGACTTCGCGCTACCGCTATGCCGAAAACCTCGCCGAAGTGCAGGAGGCAGCGGAATTCACGGGATTTCCCTGCGTGATCAAGCCGGTCATGTCTTCGAGCGGGAAGGGCCAGTCCACCGTTCACGATGCCGCGGGGCTCGAGGCGGCGTGGAACTATGCCGTCGCCGGGATGCGCGGAGACCGTGCGCGGGTAATCGTCGAGGCTTTCGTGGCATTCGACTACGAGATCACGCTGCTCACTGTGCGCCACGCGGGCGGGGTGAGCTTCTGTCCGCCGATCGGGCATACGCAGGAGCGCGGCGACTACCGTGAAAGCTGGCAGCCCGCGCCGATGTCGTCCGCCGCGCTTGCCTCGGCGCAGGAAATGGCGCGCGCGGTGGTGGACGATCTCGGCGGCCATGGCATCTTCGGCGTCGAGTTCTTCGTGACGGGGGACGAGGTTATCTTCTCCGAGCTTTCGCCGCGTCCCCACGATACGGGCATGGTCACCTTGGCGAGCCAGAACCTGTCCGAATTCGACCTCCACGCCCGGGCCATCCTTGGCTTGCCGATCCCGGCATCGATCCGCGCCCGCCCGGCCGCTTCCGCGGTGATCCTCGCGGACCGCGACGGCACGAAGCTGTCATACAGCGGTCTTGCCGAAGCGCTGGCGGAGGAGGGCAGCGACCTGCGCATCTTCGCCAAGCCGACGAGCCGCCCTTACCGGCGGATGGGCGTGGCGCTCGCGACCGCGGGAGACATCGACGAAGCGCGCCGCAAGGCGCGCGGCGCCGCTTCGCGCATCGCGGTCCTCTACGGCGAATAA
- a CDS encoding NAD(P)H-dependent flavin oxidoreductase, protein MSQYPKTSALMARGTEFLGSEYAILCGAMSWVSERNLVSAISNAGSFGVIACGAMTPELLDAEIAATKALTDKPFGVNLITMHPQLFDLIEVCGRHGVGHVVLAGGIPPKGSVEAIKAFGAKVIVFAPTLALAKKLLRSGGDALVIEGSEAGGHIGPVSTSVLAQEMLPELAEDYLVFVAGGIGRGEAIAGYLEMGAVGVQLGTRFACATESIAHPDFKKAFFRAGARDAVASVQVDPRLPVIPVRALKNKGTELFTAKQREVAGLLDSEAVEMAEAQLQIEHYWAGALRRAVIDGDIENGSLMAGQSVGMVKREEPVADIIAELMAECESALSRR, encoded by the coding sequence ATGAGCCAGTATCCCAAGACGAGCGCGCTGATGGCGCGCGGCACCGAATTCCTCGGCAGCGAGTACGCGATCCTGTGCGGCGCGATGAGCTGGGTGTCCGAGCGCAACCTCGTGTCGGCGATCAGCAACGCCGGCAGCTTCGGCGTGATCGCCTGCGGGGCTATGACGCCCGAACTGCTGGACGCCGAGATCGCCGCGACGAAGGCGCTTACCGACAAACCTTTCGGCGTGAACCTCATCACGATGCACCCGCAGCTGTTCGACCTGATCGAGGTTTGCGGGCGGCACGGCGTCGGCCACGTGGTGCTCGCGGGCGGCATCCCGCCAAAGGGCAGCGTCGAGGCGATCAAGGCGTTCGGCGCCAAGGTGATCGTCTTCGCACCCACCCTTGCGCTCGCGAAAAAGTTGCTGCGCAGCGGCGGCGACGCGCTGGTGATCGAAGGGTCGGAGGCTGGCGGCCATATCGGCCCGGTCTCAACCAGCGTGTTGGCTCAGGAAATGCTCCCCGAACTGGCCGAGGACTATCTCGTCTTCGTCGCCGGCGGCATCGGCCGGGGCGAAGCGATCGCCGGCTACCTCGAGATGGGCGCCGTGGGTGTGCAGCTCGGCACCCGTTTCGCCTGTGCGACCGAGAGCATCGCGCACCCCGATTTCAAGAAGGCGTTCTTCCGCGCCGGCGCGCGCGACGCAGTGGCGTCGGTCCAGGTCGATCCGCGCCTGCCGGTTATTCCGGTCCGCGCGCTCAAGAACAAGGGCACCGAGCTGTTCACCGCCAAGCAGCGCGAAGTGGCTGGCCTGCTCGACAGCGAGGCGGTCGAGATGGCCGAAGCGCAGCTCCAGATCGAACATTACTGGGCGGGCGCGCTGCGCCGCGCGGTGATCGACGGCGATATCGAGAACGGCAGCCTGATGGCCGGCCAGTCGGTCGGCATGGTGAAGCGCGAAGAGCCCGTTGCCGATATCATCGCCGAACTGATGGCCGAGTGTGAGAGCGCGCTTTCCCGCCGCTGA
- a CDS encoding DUF2231 domain-containing protein — protein sequence MSAPIVPKATLHGVPIHAMLVPFPIVCFVAALLTDIAYANSANIQWTNFSQWLLAFGTLFAGIAAVFGMIDFFFGTRGRDRPTIGWIHMIANLVLFVVALFNNFVHARDGWTSVVPTGLTLSIITVLLLLVSGHLGGRLAYQHVATGDRR from the coding sequence ATGTCCGCACCGATTGTCCCGAAGGCGACGCTGCACGGCGTCCCCATCCATGCGATGCTCGTTCCGTTTCCGATCGTCTGCTTTGTCGCGGCGCTGCTGACCGACATTGCCTACGCCAACTCGGCGAACATCCAGTGGACCAACTTCTCGCAGTGGCTGCTGGCGTTCGGCACCCTGTTCGCGGGGATCGCGGCGGTGTTCGGGATGATCGATTTCTTCTTTGGCACCCGCGGCCGCGACCGCCCGACGATCGGCTGGATCCACATGATTGCCAACCTCGTGCTGTTCGTAGTCGCCCTGTTCAACAACTTCGTACACGCCCGCGATGGCTGGACCTCGGTCGTGCCAACCGGCCTGACCCTGTCGATAATCACGGTGTTGCTCTTGCTGGTGAGCGGTCATCTTGGTGGGCGGTTGGCTTACCAGCACGTGGCAACGGGAGACCGTCGATGA